A single region of the Streptomyces diastaticus subsp. diastaticus genome encodes:
- a CDS encoding maleylpyruvate isomerase family mycothiol-dependent enzyme — MPAASARRPRSYDPVKTRAAVLAQAAHVAEAVRALRPDQLSALSGLGTWTVAELVAHMATGVDGLRSGLVDPAPAAAEVALLDWAAGTASRAEGNARAARAAAAEQDPVERYTQATADFARLLADVPLDRVVAARAGAMTFTDFLVTRAVELVVHTDDLRRATGVDIPLDRQALAAVVRVLADALAAGAPGGSVEVRVPPYAVVQCVPGPRHTRGTPPNVVETDPLTWVRLAAGRTTWTEAVDGGHLTAGGERADISALLPVLS, encoded by the coding sequence ATGCCAGCAGCCTCCGCACGCCGCCCCCGTTCGTACGACCCGGTGAAGACGCGGGCCGCCGTGCTCGCGCAGGCCGCGCATGTCGCCGAGGCCGTGCGCGCGCTCCGCCCCGACCAGTTGAGCGCCCTCAGCGGGCTCGGCACCTGGACCGTCGCCGAACTCGTCGCCCACATGGCGACCGGCGTCGACGGGCTGCGCTCCGGCCTGGTCGACCCCGCGCCGGCCGCCGCCGAGGTCGCCCTGCTGGACTGGGCCGCGGGCACCGCCTCGCGCGCCGAGGGCAACGCCCGGGCGGCCCGCGCGGCCGCCGCCGAACAGGACCCGGTCGAGCGGTACACCCAGGCCACCGCGGACTTCGCCCGGCTGCTGGCCGACGTCCCGCTGGACCGGGTCGTCGCGGCCCGTGCGGGGGCGATGACCTTCACCGACTTCCTCGTCACCCGCGCGGTGGAACTGGTCGTGCACACCGACGACCTGCGCCGCGCCACCGGTGTCGACATCCCGCTGGACCGGCAGGCCCTCGCCGCCGTGGTGCGGGTGCTGGCGGACGCGCTGGCCGCCGGGGCACCCGGCGGCTCGGTGGAGGTCCGCGTCCCGCCGTACGCCGTCGTGCAGTGCGTCCCGGGGCCCCGGCACACCCGCGGCACCCCGCCCAACGTGGTCGAGACCGACCCGTTGACCTGGGTGCGGCTCGCCGCGGGACGGACCACCTGGACCGAAGCCGTG